CGCAGGTGGATCTCAAATTCCCGTCATTTGTACCAGAAGGGGCCCGGGATCTGATCTCCAAGTTGTTGCGTCGGATCCCCAGCCAGCGGCTCTCGCTGGAGGCTGTGAAGGAGCACCCCTGGGTGACAGCGAACTCTCGACGGGTGCTGCCCCCAGTCTTCAGTTCTGCACCCTAGAGCTCGCAGTGCAAAGACTCATGAGTGGATACAACTGAGGGATTGGAGTTGCTGCTTAGAACTTTCTCTGCTCTCCACAATCCTTGCTACAAGCTGAAGAGGCTGTTAACGTGTTCCTTTTGCCTTCTGGAGCCTGTCTTTTGGGACCCTGAACGGGTGTGCCTTCTCAGCATACCTGGGGATTGATGGTGAAATTCCCCTGCCTGGCTTTGAGTGGCCGTGAACACTATCGTTCTCCTGAAATCACTTTTTTGCTGGACTTGTTCTGAAacccaaataaattaaaaaatactttttaaaacctTGTTTGTGCAGCATCATTTTCCTGAGGGAGGATTGTTTGCCCCCTGATTTTTCTATTTCTCTGTTCTTTGTCTCCTAATCAATATTAAAGATTATTTTGCAAGGACTTGCAGATGGGCATTTCTTAAGCGGGTGACAGCAACTGGCACCCCTTGGCCtgaaagggggtggtggtgaaggAGACTGGTAAATATTGCTATTAATTGTGGAGGGATTGGATgaaaggggaaatgagaacaGGGCCAGTGTGTGGAAGATGTTCATGGTTGACAAATCACCTCTTTGCATCTTCTGACTTTCCCTGGATGGCTGAGGCTAGCCTGGTCTTGGAAGCTGAgaggggttggccctggttagcgcTCGAGTGAAGGGCTGTCAGTGAGGACCAGATTTGCTATgtggagaaaggcaatggcaaaccacccctgcaggGGGgaccttttgccttgaaaactataGCAAGGATTCCCTGCTAGGGCTCTTTTGCTCTCAGGGGTTATGTGAGAGCTGGCTGGAATCACTGGGCTTCAcaggagcccccttccccagtcGCTCTGCAAGCCTCGTCTCTTGTCTCTTTCTCCATGGTGGAAACGGTAAATGGCCGATCAGCCGGCTCCTGCGTGGTCTGCAGAGGCAGGTCACCCTTCCTGGGTTCCTCCAAGCCTAAAAAACACTTCAGGGATCAATAGGCTGACAAAGGCTGCCCTACAAGGTCACTGGAAGTTGGCTGCGACTGGAGGGTGCTCTCTGCCAGCGTGGAATTGGAGCAAATGGGGTGGCCGGCCTGGCGCTCTCCAGATGTGCAGACTACAATCCCCACAAGCCCCTGCGAATGggacgtgctggcaggggctcatgggaactgtagtccacaaacacccggagagccacaggtttgaatccccactgttgtttctgggtgactttggccctgGGACCAGATACCCCGCTGCCAACTTTGGGTCTGGGGCTTCCTGCAGCAGTGGCCTGGGGCAGGAGTCCCACAcaggtgggctgggctggggatcCTGCCAAACACCCCCTCGACGTCCCTGCAGGAGGCTGCCTGCCCCAGGGTGTCCATTTtgtgtccttggggggggggctttcagaggtggccttcctggggggggggaaacaggcgaGGCAACATGGCggccggcctccccctccccaccgcctgcctcctcctcctcaccccccctccctccgccagTGCCCGGATGTGAGCAGCCCGGCCGCCATCTTGCCGCCGCCTTAGCAGAAAGACCCGCACCGTTCGGAGCGCGCGAGCCCAGCcgaccccgccgccgccgcccctgctgctgctgccgccccccCGCCAGCGCCCGCGGACATGTGAGTGGGCGCCCAGGGAAGGCGTGCAAGGGCCCGGGCAAGGCtccgagggggggggcaggggggcaggggcacGAGGAGGGCTCCCCGCccacgcagccccccccccgctccgtccTGGGGGCtccgggccgggccgggggggCTGGTGGAAGAAGCGCCGAGGGCGGCCCACCTGCTGGTCTGCAAGGGCAGCGCGGCGCCCCGAGCCCACCCTTGGGGggaatggatgggggggggtttGATGGTGGGGGGTCAgggcaaggatgggggggggaggggagggggcagcccttTAAATCTCAGCCCCTCCAATCGCCGTGCGGGCAGGGGAGATCAACTGGTTGCAGGGATCCGTCCCTCGCCTGCGATCCTCACCTCctccagcctttaaaaaaatgcaatggCTGGCGACGTTGCATTTCCCCCCGGGGTCCGCGATGCCAGCGACCCCCGCTCCGGGGCGCCTcgaggccaaccccccccccgcctgttttggggctggggtgggggtggaggcttCCGCAGTCGCCCGCCCGCCCCTCTGCCCCTTTCCTCCCGGCTAGCCTGCAGATGCCCTCAACGAGGCCCCCGGCCCGGGCAGGCTGCAGCAACCGTGGAAGACGCGTGCAGGGCGGAGAGGCTGCTTGGGCGCCGCCACCTGCGCcggtcccctcctcttccccttcccaggctccccggaggaggagaacaacaggagccccccccccgtgTCGGGGGAGAAGAGGGGTGGGGGCCCTGCTCGGCTTAAAGGCGCCTGGGGTGCCCCTGTGCTCCCCCTTCCAGCCCAGGAATGCCAAACTTGCTAGCCATCGAAATTAGCCCCAGGGAGATAGATAGATGGCTTCCATGGCAGCTGTTTCCAGATGTTGGCCGGGCACATCGGCTTCCGTGCACGCTGCCGGCCTCTGGCATCCAGGTCGGGTTTTTTGATCTTTGCTTCAAATGCCCCCCTTCACCATCGCATCTGAAACGCAAGaacatttggggaggtgggggggagggagtgcattgCAAACCCAgtctcccccctccgccccctcccttcACCCTCTTGCGTATTTTTAGGCTTCGCCAGGGCAAGCCATGCAGATGGGTGATGCTAAAAATACCCTCTTGCCAATAGGTGCTGCTGCCACTTTTCCTGCCACGGAAAGGTGTCTTGTTTGTtccggggatggggtgggggtgtcaTGTTTCCTTCCTTACCAGAGCTCCTGCCATGCTTGGCATCTCTCTGCAAGACCCTCGGGTTCAGGTGGTTTTCCCCATTTTCTGTCCTGACAGACAGACGCACGTCTTCTTTAGGTCTGGAAGGAAAACGCAGCGTTTTGGGGGAAGATGGGAAGTGGGATGTGTGTGTGGATGGAGCTCTTGTGGGTACAAAAAGTTAAGAGAGATCAAAGATGGATTTTTTGTGGCAGGGGCTTGGCATGTGTGGcacccccagccccaaatccctcaCGAGTCACTGGTTTCTCCTCCAGTTCCTTCTCCCCCTTGGTCTTTGGTGTTGTCCCCACGGGCCCTAGGGAGGACTGGCCTGGCATCTCCCTAGACAGGTGTTGATGTTTTTTCTGCCAGTTGCTTCTTTTCTGTCATTGTGTATAGTCCACGGTGCATTCCCCCTCCAAGGGAAGGTGTGGGAGCTCTGAGCATCCCAGTTCTTCCTCTTAAAATAGCAGAGGAAAATTTTGCACCAGATCTAAAGGGGGGGTGGCTTTGAATGCTCCCCCTGGTCTTGAAGCTTCTGTTCCAGGGGTTGGAAGTTGGAATGACATTCTGGCCTTGGGAGGATGCAGCTGGGAGTACATACTCCTGGAGTccgctccctgggtcggtgggcGTCCGAGACAGCTTGGACTCCCACACCCCCTTCCTGAACACTCTCCCTTTGGATTCCTCCTCGGGTCCCTTCAATTTAATTAAACTTACTGAGATCTGTATCTTAATGCACTGGGTGTTGCCCCTACTTGAAACCAACGTGCGTGATTTGGAAGAGGAGCCATTGTGCGTGGGGAGGGACCGCTGCTTGCTCATGGGATTCTAGGCCCTTTCTGGGACCCCCACCACGGGCCCCCCTCCACAGTCGGGCTGTGCCTCTCTTTCCCCATGTGTCAACCGGTTCCTTCCTCAGGAAGCGAAGGTGGGGCAGCTTCCACTGGAGGGTCAGTAAACCCTGTTTAATTTGCAAGGGCTGGAGGTAAATCTCTGTTCCCGGGACAGGGAGATGTCCTTGGAGCTGCACAGAAGAAGACGGTGGTCttattttttagaaaaagaagggaaaggcctCCAGACGCTGCCTAAAGTGGGGATCAGAACAGATCCCATTGTTCCAAGCAACTGGTAAACAAGCAGAGCTGCTTGGTGTGACCTTGCCGTGTTTAAAACAAAGGCCTAGTCAGGAGATGAATCATCGCCCTTTTATCTGGGGTGAAGTCATTCTTCCCTAAGGCTGGCCAGCCCATCCTTGTAGTGGATGTGTGCTGAAGGCCAGGTGTTGCTTGGGTGGGGGactatttggggggtgggtgggaaatgaagcctgaggaggaaccgtagccatagagtcccccctccgaagcagccgttttctccagggaaactgatctcagtggaccagagatcagttgtaatctccaggcgtcgtctggaggttggcacccctttGAAGAGTTCGGGTTCTTCAGGACTGATGTCGGGGTACGGTCCTTGGCTCCTTTCTTTCCAGCTGCTTAGCAATCCAATGGGATTTCTGGTGTCATCCCACACTGGTGCCCTGGCCACATGGTAGTAATTAATACCCTGTcctctatttatatatttaaaaccttTATTAATGGCCTGTCGCCCTTACAGAAGCCAGGGCTGCTTACAACGCAGGTAAATTACatgcaatataaatataaaatatataaagtccTTAAACATTTAAATCACAGTTTAGGACTTCAAGAGAATTAACAGTCCTAAACGATGCTCCCTATATCTGCCCTGGGGAAATTGTTCTaaaattgtggggctgccaccagAAAGGCCCTGTCTCCTATGTCCAGCAAAAGATCTTTGTTGATAGATATGAAGGTCAGGCGGGCCTAGAGGAAACGTTCTTAGTGCTTGGCACCTGGATTCAGGGGGGTGTCTGCTGCTCCTGTCTTCCATTTCATTATTATAAAATACATTCAAAAATGCCTCTTAGCAATACAGGGTTTGGGCAGTCCCGGTGAGCATGCTTCGTCTTCCGAATGGCATGTGATGAATTTGCTCTTGAATTCCTCTGAgagttgggtggggggaggctgcgTTTGAATCGGAGGTGGAGGCCTGGAAAAGGTCTGGAAAAGATTATGTACATGCTGTTCCGTATGCATAGGCTGGGTGGCTGTCTGGAACTTCCAGAGTGGAGGAAacagtttggacaccccccccccccattctctgccTTTCTCAAGAACTTCATTGTTTTGATGGGCCAGTACCTCCACCATTAAGCATCAGTTGGGAAAGCAGTCTGTCTGTTTCGTGCATGACGTGTCAGTGCCCAGCCACCTTGGGCACATCTCCTGGATATTTATCTGAAGGTgatcttggtgttgtggttatgaGAGgctgcctctgatctggagaaccgggtttgattcctcctccacgtgcagccagctgggtgaccttgggcaggtcatggttctcttagggctgtcctttcagtgcagttctctcaaccccacctaccacgcagggtgttttggggagaggaaaggaaggtgattataagccactttgagactcctttgggcagggaaaaatgGGGTACATTTTATATTACatataaccagctcttcttctttatggcTTGATGGATTCATTACATGAATCTCAAATGGTTTAAATTTGCCTTCCAGAATACTTTGTGTTCTTTACAGAGTGATCCTCTTCCTCAGAGAGAACAGTACAGCTGTGCGGGGGGACTGAATtgctctttttcctctcccccaggtCAGCTCCTGCTCCTGCCGCACCCCCCGCCGCTGGAGGAGAGGGGggtggccctccccctccaccccccaacctCACCAGTAACAGACGTCTCCAGCAAACGCAGGCCCAGGTCGATGAGGTGAGAAGCCGGTGTTCCCAGTGTGTATTTGCCACACGTCTAGTCTCAGAACATGTTACCCAACTCTTTTTGGGGTGCATGTTGCAGTGGCAGAGAGTGACAGGCCTGGGAAATGGTCCTGAGGAAGGCGGGGCAATTTTGGTGTCCTGGACAAACTGTGACCTTTGGAACCTATGGAGTCCCTCATTTGGTTTTCTCGGGTGTTTTTGAGAAACCCACAACCATCACACAACGGGTGCAGGTGTGGCATCCCCCAACACACAGCCTCTGCCCGTGGAGGTTGCGTCACAGGTTATGCACAGCCCTCTCCTCCGCCACGGCTCCCCCGGAACCCTCTCCCCCAAGCATCTGAGAAACTCTGGGAACCACCAGAACACACACGGGCACGTGACTGAATGGGGCCGATGGTCCACCAAGGGCAGGGTTCTCTCCCTAAAccagcagcggctctccagagTCCTTCCTGTCACCACCTGAACCCACACCCTCCAGTTTTCAGGACTTCCCGTGAAGCTGCCCGGCATCGACTGAAACCATCGTGGTCAGGCTTGTCTACTCcggctggcagaggctccccaTGTTCTCAGGGAGAGAGAGGTCCTTTGCATAACCAGCCTTCTGGGAGCTGTTgagccaggcctgtggttgaggccggaaACAAGGCCCAgtactggcctccctgctcaaaacaccTGTCGGAATGTCGCCAAACTGTTAAATTATGTTTACACCACCCCTCTTGCTAGGGAAGCTGAAGCTACTCTAGAATGATTAATTACGataataaatttattattttagTGTTATGATTATAACGATTATGCTGTGTATCTTATTGTTTCTATATCCGTTTTGAGCCCTTGGGGAAAGGGATGggctataaattattattattattattattattattatttccgcccagtccttttagctggagatgctggggattgaaccggggaccttttgCACACCAAGCAGGGGCTCTACCACTTAGCCACCGTTTCGTATGATGGATGGCTCAAAGGGGCAGGGTTAACCTCTCCCTCCCAGAACAGTTAGAGAGGGGAGCTCTTGCAGGTCCACTGCAGTGCTGGACGGGTCAAGAGTCCTTCGTGTTCTGTGGGGTGTCACTCTTGATCATTGTGGTGGACCGCTTTGCGcatcatcttcccccccccctctcctcgcTCCAGGTGGTGGACATCATGCGGGTGAATGTGGACAAGGTGCTCGAAAGAGATCAGAAGCTTTCGGAGCTAGATGACCGTGCCGACGCCCTGCAGGCTGGAGCCTCCCAGTTCGAAACCAGTGCCGCCAAGCTCAAGCGCAAGTACTGGTGGAAGAATCTAAAGGTAATGCGAAATTGGGGAGGCCTCTAATTCTCCCGACTGGTTACCTCCCCAAGGGAAAACGATGGGAGTGTCAGAAAGTGCCCCTCTCCATCTGTTTTTAActccatgagaacatcagaagagccggggctggatcagaccagcaagggtccatctagttctAGCCCACCGTCCTTGTCTCTCCCAGTAGCCAGCCAGTCCTTCTGGAGGGAAACAACGGTGCATAAACAGCTGAGGCTTTCgcctgatgtggcctcctggccctgggattcagaggttgactgcctttgGACATGGGGGCTccatttagtcacca
The Paroedura picta isolate Pp20150507F chromosome 16, Ppicta_v3.0, whole genome shotgun sequence genome window above contains:
- the VAMP2 gene encoding vesicle-associated membrane protein 2 — translated: MSAPAPAAPPAAGGEGGGPPPPPPNLTSNRRLQQTQAQVDEVVDIMRVNVDKVLERDQKLSELDDRADALQAGASQFETSAAKLKRKYWWKNLKMMIILGVICTIILIVIIVFFST